A single window of Helicobacter pylori NCTC 11637 = CCUG 17874 = ATCC 43504 = JCM 12093 DNA harbors:
- the rpsI gene encoding 30S ribosomal protein S9, giving the protein MRKIYATGKRKTAIAKVWLTPGKGELSINEQSLNQWLGGHEAIKMKVMQPLLLTKQEQSVDIKAVVFGGGYSAQAEALRHGISKALNAYDIAFRAILKPKGLLTRDSRVVERKKYGKRKARRSPQFSKR; this is encoded by the coding sequence ATGAGAAAAATCTATGCTACCGGTAAAAGAAAAACCGCTATCGCTAAAGTGTGGCTCACTCCGGGTAAAGGCGAATTGAGTATCAATGAGCAGAGCCTGAATCAATGGTTAGGCGGGCATGAAGCCATTAAAATGAAGGTCATGCAACCCTTGCTTTTAACCAAACAAGAACAATCTGTGGATATTAAAGCGGTGGTTTTTGGTGGGGGCTACTCAGCGCAAGCGGAAGCCTTAAGGCATGGTATTTCTAAGGCTTTGAACGCTTATGATATTGCTTTTAGAGCCATTTTAAAACCTAAAGGCTTGCTCACTAGGGATTCAAGGGTGGTTGAACGCAAAAAATATGGTAAAAGAAAGGCCAGAAGAAGCCCGCAATTCTCCAAAAGGTAA
- the rplM gene encoding 50S ribosomal protein L13: MTKTAKVNDIVRDWVVLDAKDKVFGRLITEIAVLLRGKHRPFYTPNVDCGDFVVVINANKVKFSGMKLEDKEYFTHSGYFGSTKSKTLQEMLEKAPEKLYHLAVRGMLPKTKLGKAMIKKLKVYRDDKHPHTAQTSKKDAK; the protein is encoded by the coding sequence ATGACAAAGACTGCTAAAGTCAATGACATCGTTCGTGATTGGGTCGTTTTGGACGCTAAAGACAAGGTTTTTGGCCGCTTGATCACTGAAATCGCTGTGCTTTTAAGAGGCAAACACCGCCCTTTTTACACCCCTAATGTGGATTGTGGGGATTTTGTGGTGGTTATCAACGCCAATAAGGTTAAATTTTCAGGCATGAAATTAGAGGATAAAGAGTATTTTACCCATTCAGGCTATTTTGGCAGCACCAAGAGCAAGACTCTCCAAGAAATGCTAGAAAAAGCCCCTGAAAAGCTCTACCACTTAGCCGTTAGGGGCATGCTCCCTAAAACGAAATTAGGGAAAGCGATGATTAAAAAACTCAAAGTTTATCGTGATGATAAACACCCTCACACCGCACAAACTAGCAAAAAGGACGCTAAATGA
- a CDS encoding DUF5408 family protein yields MQKEQEAQEIAKKAVKIVFFLGLVVVLLMMINLYMLINQINASAQMSQQIKKIEERLNQEQK; encoded by the coding sequence ATGCAAAAAGAACAAGAAGCCCAAGAAATCGCTAAAAAGGCCGTTAAAATCGTGTTTTTTTTAGGGCTTGTGGTGGTGCTTTTGATGATGATAAACCTTTACATGCTCATCAATCAAATCAACGCGAGCGCTCAAATGAGCCAACAAATCAAAAAGATAGAAGAAAGGCTTAACCAAGAGCAAAAATAA
- a CDS encoding FAD-dependent oxidoreductase translates to MSMEFDAVIIGGGVSGCATFYTLSEYSSLKRVAIVEKCSKLAQISSSAKANSQTIHDGSIETNYTPEKAKKVRLSAYKTRQYALNKGLQNEVIFETQKMAIGVGDEECEFMKKRYESFKEIFVGLEEFDKQKIKELEPNVILGANGIDRHENIVGHGYQKDWSTMNFAKLSENFVEEALKLKPNNQVFLNFKVKKIEKRNDTYAVISEDAEEVYAKFVLVNAGSYALPLAQSMGYGLDLGCLPVAGSFYFVPDLLRGKVYTVQNPKLPFAAVHGDPDAVIKGKTRIGPTALTMPKLERNKCWLKGISLELLKMDLNKDVFKIAFDLMSDKEIRNYVFKNMVFELPIIGKRKFLKDAQKIIPSLSLEDLEYAHGFGEVRPQVLDRTKRKLELGEKKICTHKGITFNMTPSPGATSCLQNALVDSQEIVAYLGESFELERFYKDLSPEELEN, encoded by the coding sequence ATGAGTATGGAATTTGATGCCGTTATTATTGGAGGCGGGGTTTCAGGGTGTGCGACCTTTTATACTTTGAGCGAATACAGCTCTTTAAAGCGCGTGGCTATCGTGGAAAAATGCTCTAAATTAGCTCAAATCAGCTCCAGCGCTAAGGCTAATTCACAAACCATTCATGATGGCTCTATTGAAACGAATTACACTCCTGAAAAAGCTAAAAAAGTGCGTTTGAGCGCTTATAAAACCAGACAATACGCGCTCAATAAAGGCTTGCAAAATGAAGTGATTTTTGAAACCCAGAAAATGGCCATAGGCGTGGGCGATGAAGAATGCGAGTTCATGAAAAAGCGCTACGAATCCTTTAAAGAAATCTTTGTGGGGTTGGAAGAATTTGACAAACAAAAGATTAAAGAATTAGAGCCTAATGTGATTTTAGGGGCTAATGGCATAGACAGGCATGAAAATATTGTCGGGCATGGTTATCAAAAAGATTGGAGCACCATGAATTTTGCGAAGTTGAGTGAAAACTTCGTTGAAGAAGCTCTAAAATTAAAGCCTAACAACCAGGTGTTTTTGAATTTCAAAGTGAAAAAGATTGAAAAACGCAACGACACTTACGCCGTAATTTCAGAAGACGCTGAAGAAGTGTATGCTAAATTCGTGCTAGTTAATGCCGGCTCTTACGCTTTGCCTTTGGCTCAGAGCATGGGCTATGGCCTAGATTTAGGGTGCTTGCCTGTGGCGGGTAGCTTTTATTTTGTGCCGGATTTATTAAGGGGCAAGGTTTATACCGTCCAAAACCCCAAGCTCCCTTTTGCAGCCGTGCATGGCGACCCTGATGCCGTCATTAAAGGAAAAACACGAATCGGGCCTACCGCTTTAACGATGCCTAAATTAGAACGCAACAAATGCTGGCTTAAGGGCATTAGCTTGGAATTGTTGAAAATGGATTTGAATAAAGATGTGTTTAAAATTGCGTTTGATTTGATGAGCGATAAAGAAATCCGTAATTATGTGTTTAAAAACATGGTTTTTGAATTGCCTATTATCGGTAAAAGGAAATTTTTAAAAGACGCTCAAAAAATCATCCCCTCTCTTAGCCTGGAAGATTTAGAATACGCTCATGGTTTTGGCGAAGTGCGCCCGCAAGTTTTAGACAGAACCAAGCGAAAACTGGAATTAGGCGAAAAAAAGATTTGCACCCATAAAGGCATCACTTTTAACATGACCCCCTCTCCAGGCGCGACGAGTTGCTTGCAAAACGCCCTTGTGGATTCCCAAGAAATCGTTGCGTATTTGGGCGAGAGCTTTGAATTAGAACGCTTTTATAAAGATTTATCCCCAGAAGAATTGGAAAATTAA
- a CDS encoding SH3 domain-containing C40 family peptidase, translating into MRYFLVVFLFLFVGCMKKDFTLKDLSLPQEASSYLASPQNGSNNNQSIDPQALREKLKESYLKAWYSPWLDMKVKSNNKEVFWIFKEMNKSTGYGEDLKPNAKAFNDALIKSMDIEHYPSVKIKAVVVRDSDVRAVPTNKPFYLSQKGYPFDRYQNSLIFQGTPVLVTHFNTDKTYAHIQSSFVYGWIKVSDLAYMRDKDIELLTKIKNYVMPIKDKIPLYTDYGDFYTDARVGELFALIPQSQKTPQNPPKKELKAYGFLRDAKGYAALQSVILEEKDFFVFPKAFNSENMAYFIDTMLGQKYGWGGLLGNRDCSAFTRDSFANFGILLPRNSYAQSRYANNYMDLSSMKAKEKEDYILKNATPFGTLIYLKGHIMLYLGAHNHQAIVAHSIWSVQTQKHFKTLSHKIGGVVITSLWLAEEHNGAFSKKKLLIDRVLGMSDLKDFVNKTSSPLNAN; encoded by the coding sequence ATGCGTTATTTTCTTGTAGTTTTCTTGTTTTTGTTTGTGGGTTGCATGAAAAAAGATTTCACGCTCAAAGATTTATCCTTGCCTCAAGAGGCTTCAAGCTATCTTGCAAGCCCTCAAAATGGCAGTAACAACAACCAAAGCATTGACCCCCAAGCGTTAAGAGAAAAATTAAAAGAGAGCTATCTCAAAGCGTGGTATTCCCCATGGCTAGATATGAAAGTCAAAAGCAATAACAAAGAAGTGTTTTGGATCTTTAAAGAGATGAATAAATCCACCGGTTATGGCGAAGATCTAAAACCCAACGCAAAAGCTTTCAATGATGCGCTTATTAAAAGCATGGATATTGAGCATTACCCAAGCGTTAAAATTAAGGCCGTTGTGGTGCGAGATAGCGATGTTAGGGCTGTGCCTACTAACAAACCTTTTTATCTCTCTCAAAAAGGCTATCCTTTTGACAGGTATCAAAATTCGCTGATTTTTCAAGGCACGCCGGTTTTAGTCACGCATTTCAACACGGATAAAACTTACGCCCACATTCAGAGCAGTTTTGTTTATGGTTGGATCAAAGTTAGCGATTTAGCCTACATGCGCGATAAAGACATAGAGCTTTTAACCAAGATCAAAAATTATGTCATGCCTATAAAAGACAAGATCCCCCTTTATACAGACTATGGGGATTTTTACACCGATGCTAGGGTGGGCGAATTGTTCGCTCTCATCCCCCAAAGTCAAAAAACACCTCAAAACCCCCCAAAAAAGGAATTGAAAGCCTATGGTTTTTTGAGAGACGCTAAGGGTTATGCAGCTTTACAAAGCGTGATCTTAGAAGAAAAGGATTTTTTTGTTTTCCCTAAGGCTTTTAACAGCGAGAACATGGCGTATTTTATAGACACCATGCTAGGGCAAAAATACGGCTGGGGTGGGCTATTAGGCAATAGGGATTGCTCGGCTTTCACTAGGGATAGTTTTGCTAATTTTGGTATTTTGCTCCCCAGAAATTCCTACGCGCAAAGCCGTTACGCGAACAATTATATGGATTTAAGCTCCATGAAAGCTAAAGAAAAAGAAGATTACATCCTTAAAAACGCCACGCCTTTTGGAACGCTCATCTATTTAAAAGGGCATATCATGCTCTATTTAGGCGCACACAACCATCAAGCGATAGTCGCTCACAGCATTTGGTCGGTGCAAACCCAAAAGCATTTTAAAACCTTGAGCCATAAAATAGGAGGCGTGGTGATCACTTCATTATGGTTAGCCGAAGAACATAACGGGGCGTTTTCTAAAAAGAAATTATTGATTGATAGGGTGCTTGGAATGAGCGATTTGAAAGATTTTGTCAATAAAACTTCAAGCCCTTTGAATGCGAATTGA
- the rpoD gene encoding RNA polymerase sigma factor RpoD yields the protein MKKKANEEKAQKRAKQEAKAEATQENKQENKAKESNKAKESKIKENKTKESKVKETAKEPVPVKKLSFNEALEELFANSLSDCVSYESIIQISAKVPTLAQVKKIKELCQKYQKKLVSSSEYAKKLNAIDKIKNTEEKQKVLDEELEDGYDFLKEKDFLEWSRSDSPVRMYLREMGDIKLLSKDEEIELSKQIRLGEDIILDAICSVPYLIDFIYAYKDALINRERRVKELFGSFDDDDENSVSNSKKDDDSEEDEENEERKKVVSEKDKKRVEKVQESFKALDKAKKEWLKALEAPIDEKEDELVRLLTLAYKRQTLKDRLYDLEPTSKLINELVKTMETTLKSGDGFEKELKRLEYKLPLFNDTLIANHKKILANITNMTKEDIIAQVPEATMVSVYMDLKKLFLTKEASEEGFDLDPNKLKEILEQIKRGKLISDRAKNKMAKSNLRLVVSIAKRFTSRGLPFLDLIQEGNIGLMKAVDKFEHEKGFKFSTYATWWIKQAISRAIADQARTIRIPIHMIDTINRINKVMRKHIQENGKEPDLEVVAEEVGLSLDKVKNVIKVTKEPISLETPVGNDDDGKFGDFVEDKNIVSSIDHIMREDLKAQIESVLDQLNEREKAVIRMRFGLLDDESDRTLEEIGKELNVTRERVRQIESSAIKKLRSPQYGRILRNYLRI from the coding sequence ATGAAAAAGAAAGCTAACGAAGAAAAAGCCCAAAAAAGAGCTAAACAGGAAGCCAAAGCAGAAGCCACACAAGAAAATAAACAAGAGAACAAAGCTAAAGAAAGCAATAAAGCCAAAGAGAGCAAAATTAAAGAAAATAAAACCAAAGAAAGCAAAGTCAAAGAAACAGCGAAAGAACCTGTTCCTGTTAAAAAGCTTAGTTTTAATGAAGCGTTAGAAGAATTGTTCGCTAATTCCTTAAGCGATTGCGTTTCTTATGAGTCCATCATTCAAATCAGTGCGAAAGTCCCCACTCTAGCCCAAGTCAAAAAAATCAAAGAATTGTGCCAAAAATACCAAAAGAAATTGGTCAGCTCTTCAGAATACGCTAAAAAACTCAATGCGATTGACAAGATTAAAAACACCGAAGAAAAGCAAAAAGTTTTAGATGAAGAATTAGAAGATGGCTATGACTTTTTGAAAGAAAAGGATTTTTTAGAGTGGAGCAGGAGCGATAGCCCGGTGCGCATGTATTTGCGCGAAATGGGGGATATAAAACTTTTAAGCAAAGATGAAGAGATTGAATTGAGCAAGCAAATCCGCTTGGGCGAAGACATTATTTTAGACGCGATTTGCTCGGTGCCGTATTTGATTGATTTTATTTATGCGTATAAAGACGCCTTAATCAATCGTGAAAGAAGGGTTAAAGAGCTTTTCGGGAGCTTTGATGATGACGATGAAAATAGCGTGAGCAATTCTAAAAAAGATGACGACAGCGAAGAAGATGAAGAAAACGAAGAAAGGAAAAAAGTCGTTTCTGAAAAAGACAAGAAGCGTGTAGAAAAGGTTCAAGAAAGTTTTAAAGCCCTAGACAAGGCTAAAAAAGAATGGCTTAAAGCCCTTGAAGCCCCCATAGATGAAAAAGAAGACGAATTGGTGCGTTTATTGACTCTAGCCTACAAACGCCAAACGCTCAAAGACAGACTCTATGATTTAGAGCCTACTAGCAAACTGATTAATGAATTAGTCAAAACAATGGAAACCACTTTAAAAAGCGGCGATGGGTTTGAAAAAGAGTTGAAACGCTTGGAATACAAACTGCCCTTATTCAATGACACTCTCATCGCCAACCATAAAAAAATCCTTGCCAATATCACTAACATGACTAAAGAAGATATTATCGCTCAAGTGCCAGAAGCGACTATGGTGAGCGTGTATATGGATCTTAAAAAGCTTTTTTTGACTAAAGAAGCGAGCGAAGAAGGCTTTGATTTAGACCCCAACAAGCTAAAAGAAATTTTAGAGCAAATCAAAAGAGGGAAATTGATTTCCGATCGCGCTAAAAACAAAATGGCTAAATCCAATTTAAGGTTGGTGGTGAGCATCGCTAAACGATTCACGAGCAGAGGCTTACCCTTCTTGGATTTGATTCAAGAGGGCAATATCGGCTTGATGAAAGCGGTGGATAAGTTTGAGCATGAAAAGGGCTTCAAGTTTTCTACCTATGCGACCTGGTGGATCAAACAAGCTATCAGCAGAGCCATAGCCGATCAGGCCCGCACTATCCGCATCCCCATTCACATGATTGACACGATTAATCGCATCAATAAAGTCATGCGCAAACACATTCAAGAAAACGGCAAAGAGCCTGATTTGGAAGTGGTGGCTGAAGAAGTGGGGCTTTCGTTAGATAAAGTGAAGAATGTGATTAAGGTGACTAAAGAGCCTATCAGTTTGGAAACCCCAGTCGGCAATGATGATGACGGCAAATTTGGGGATTTCGTGGAAGATAAAAATATCGTTAGCTCCATTGATCACATCATGCGAGAAGATTTAAAAGCGCAAATTGAAAGCGTTTTGGATCAGTTGAATGAGCGAGAAAAAGCGGTGATCCGCATGCGTTTTGGGCTTTTAGACGATGAAAGCGATCGAACTTTAGAAGAAATCGGCAAGGAATTGAATGTTACTAGAGAAAGGGTACGCCAGATTGAAAGCTCTGCGATTAAAAAATTGAGAAGCCCACAATACGGGCGCATTTTAAGAAATTATTTGCGCATTTGA
- the mtnN gene encoding aminodeoxyfutalosine nucleosidase, which yields MVQKIGILGAMREEITPILELFGVDFEEIPLGGNVFHKGVYNDKEIIVAYSKIGKVHSTLTTTSMILAFGVQKVLFSGVAGSLVKDLKINDLLVAIQLVQHDVDLSAFDHPLGFIPESAIFIETSGSLNALAKEVANEQHIALKEGVIASGDQFVHSKERKEFLVSEFKASAVEMEGASVAFVCQKFGVPCCVLRSISDNADEEANMSFDAFLEKSAQTSAKFLKSMVDKL from the coding sequence ATGGTGCAAAAAATTGGCATTTTAGGGGCGATGAGAGAAGAAATAACCCCTATACTAGAATTGTTTGGCGTGGATTTTGAAGAGATCCCTTTAGGGGGGAATGTTTTCCATAAAGGCGTTTATAATGATAAAGAAATCATTGTCGCTTATAGCAAGATTGGCAAGGTACATTCCACTTTAACCACAACGAGCATGATTTTAGCGTTTGGCGTTCAAAAGGTGCTTTTTAGCGGGGTGGCTGGAAGTTTAGTTAAAGATTTAAAAATCAATGATTTGTTAGTGGCTATTCAATTAGTCCAGCATGATGTGGACTTGAGCGCGTTTGATCACCCTTTAGGGTTCATCCCCGAAAGCGCGATTTTTATTGAAACGAGCGGAAGTTTGAACGCTTTGGCTAAAGAAGTCGCTAATGAGCAGCATATCGCGCTCAAAGAAGGCGTCATCGCATCAGGCGATCAGTTTGTGCATAGCAAAGAAAGGAAAGAATTTTTAGTTAGCGAATTTAAAGCGAGCGCGGTGGAAATGGAGGGAGCGAGCGTGGCGTTTGTGTGCCAAAAATTTGGCGTGCCATGCTGTGTGTTAAGGAGCATTAGCGATAACGCTGATGAGGAAGCTAACATGAGTTTTGATGCGTTTTTAGAAAAAAGCGCTCAAACTTCAGCGAAATTCTTAAAAAGCATGGTGGATAAGCTTTAG
- the fabD gene encoding ACP S-malonyltransferase, translating to MQYALLFPGQGSQCIGMGKSFYESHTLAKELFERASNALKVDMKKTLFEENELLKESAYTQPAIYLVSYIAYQLLNKQVNGELKPVFALGHSLGEVSAVSLSGALDFEKALKLTHQRGKMMQEACANKDASMMVVLGVSEESLLSLCQRTKNVWCANFNGGMQVVLAGIKDDLKALEPTLKEMGAKRVVFLEMSVASHCPFLEPMIFKFQELLEKSLKDKFHFEIISNAINEAYHNKAKAVELLSLQLTQPVRYQDCVKSNNDRVGVFFELGCGSVLKGLNKRLSNKPTISVGDNKGLDEAIEFLEEYV from the coding sequence ATGCAATACGCGCTATTATTTCCAGGGCAAGGCTCGCAATGTATAGGAATGGGAAAGTCATTCTATGAGAGCCACACCCTAGCTAAAGAATTGTTTGAAAGGGCTTCTAACGCGCTTAAAGTAGATATGAAAAAAACGCTTTTTGAAGAAAATGAGCTTTTAAAAGAGAGCGCTTACACCCAGCCTGCCATTTATTTAGTGAGCTATATCGCTTACCAATTGCTCAACAAGCAAGTAAATGGAGAGTTAAAACCCGTTTTTGCTTTAGGGCATTCGCTCGGCGAAGTGAGCGCGGTGTCTTTGAGCGGGGCGTTAGATTTTGAAAAAGCCCTTAAACTCACGCACCAAAGAGGCAAAATGATGCAAGAAGCGTGCGCGAATAAAGACGCTTCCATGATGGTCGTTTTGGGCGTTTCTGAAGAAAGCCTTTTGAGTTTGTGTCAAAGAACCAAAAATGTGTGGTGCGCGAACTTCAATGGCGGCATGCAAGTGGTTTTAGCCGGGATTAAAGACGATTTGAAAGCCCTAGAGCCGACTTTAAAGGAAATGGGGGCTAAAAGAGTGGTTTTTTTAGAAATGAGCGTGGCGAGCCATTGCCCTTTTTTAGAGCCTATGATTTTTAAATTCCAGGAATTGCTAGAAAAAAGCCTGAAAGATAAATTCCATTTTGAAATCATCTCCAATGCGATTAACGAAGCGTATCATAACAAAGCCAAAGCCGTTGAACTATTGAGCTTGCAACTCACTCAGCCGGTGCGTTATCAAGACTGCGTGAAATCCAACAATGACCGAGTGGGTGTCTTTTTTGAATTAGGCTGTGGGAGTGTGTTAAAGGGGCTTAACAAGCGCTTAAGCAACAAGCCTACCATAAGCGTGGGGGATAATAAAGGGCTTGATGAAGCGATTGAGTTTTTAGAAGAATACGTGTGA
- a CDS encoding HTH domain-containing protein, with product MTYIELGKKVLEQAEKPLKPKEIWEEACKMGWDKERPSIGKTPWSTIGSDLGKDKKQFYVARKEGKSFFYWLKSREREFPPQETPDAKEEDDEQSECSGTAKKQKISFHERDLHPLLVEFLSEDPNFRLLCKTIYHENCKKSKGGECKWNYPDIVGVYFPYNKYFPYNGYKEETLKFLHHTGQKKHKLFSFELKVKINFSNLKESYFQAVSNSTWASEGYLVVFEEIEDKVLGELRRLNQSFGIGVIKLESEISNSKILLPAKEREIDILTLNMLIEQSPKDFEPFMANINKQIEKGLDTPIQMESFDKVLNDEAMQKCIKDIRH from the coding sequence ATGACTTACATAGAATTAGGTAAAAAAGTTTTAGAACAAGCAGAGAAGCCTTTGAAACCTAAAGAAATTTGGGAGGAAGCTTGCAAAATGGGATGGGATAAAGAACGCCCAAGCATAGGAAAAACACCTTGGAGTACAATTGGAAGTGATCTTGGTAAAGACAAGAAGCAATTTTATGTCGCACGCAAAGAAGGAAAATCCTTTTTCTATTGGCTCAAATCTCGTGAAAGAGAATTTCCCCCACAAGAAACTCCAGATGCCAAAGAAGAAGATGATGAACAGAGCGAGTGTTCAGGCACAGCCAAAAAACAAAAAATCTCTTTTCATGAAAGGGATTTGCACCCACTGCTTGTGGAATTCCTCAGCGAAGATCCAAATTTCAGGCTCCTATGCAAAACCATCTACCATGAAAATTGTAAAAAAAGTAAAGGGGGCGAATGCAAGTGGAATTATCCTGACATCGTGGGCGTGTATTTTCCCTATAATAAATATTTTCCCTACAATGGATATAAAGAAGAAACTTTGAAATTTTTACACCATACCGGTCAAAAAAAACACAAGCTTTTTTCCTTTGAACTTAAAGTTAAGATTAATTTTTCCAATCTGAAAGAAAGCTATTTCCAAGCGGTGAGCAATTCTACTTGGGCTAGTGAGGGGTATTTGGTGGTTTTTGAAGAGATTGAAGATAAAGTTTTGGGCGAATTAAGGCGGCTCAACCAAAGCTTTGGTATAGGGGTCATCAAGCTAGAATCTGAGATTTCAAACTCCAAAATCTTGTTGCCAGCTAAAGAAAGAGAGATTGATATACTCACACTTAACATGCTTATAGAACAAAGTCCGAAAGATTTTGAGCCTTTTATGGCAAATATTAACAAGCAAATTGAAAAAGGACTTGATACGCCAATCCAGATGGAAAGTTTTGATAAAGTGCTTAATGATGAAGCAATGCAAAAATGCATTAAAGATATAAGGCATTAA
- a CDS encoding DNA-methyltransferase, producing the protein MGAPYLSRPIFKSTDRLFTLYQGDCNEVLPQFENQFDLIFADPPYFLSNDGLSIQSGKIVSVNKGDWDKEDGINDIDEFNYQWINNAKKALKNTGSLLISGTYHNIFSLGRLLQKLDFKILNLITWQKTNPPPNFSCRYLTHSAEQIIWARKSRKHKHVFNYEVLKKINNDKQMRDVWSFPAIAPWEKVNGKHPTQKPLALLVRLLLMASDENSLIGDPFSGSSTTGIAANLLKRQFIGIEKESGFIKISMNRKVELDARYQEIRSKIKDLNL; encoded by the coding sequence ATGGGAGCACCTTATCTTTCTCGCCCCATTTTTAAAAGCACAGACAGGCTTTTCACCCTTTATCAAGGGGATTGTAATGAGGTGTTGCCCCAATTTGAAAACCAATTTGATTTGATTTTTGCTGATCCGCCTTATTTCCTTTCTAATGACGGCTTAAGCATACAGAGCGGTAAGATTGTGAGCGTCAATAAAGGCGATTGGGATAAAGAAGATGGGATTAATGACATTGATGAGTTTAATTACCAGTGGATAAACAACGCCAAAAAGGCTTTAAAAAACACAGGAAGCCTTTTAATCAGCGGGACTTACCACAACATCTTTTCTTTGGGGCGCCTTTTACAAAAATTGGATTTTAAGATCTTAAATCTCATCACCTGGCAAAAAACCAACCCTCCTCCCAATTTCAGTTGCCGTTATTTGACGCATTCAGCTGAGCAAATCATTTGGGCGAGGAAAAGCCGCAAACACAAGCATGTTTTTAACTATGAGGTTTTAAAAAAGATCAATAATGATAAACAAATGCGCGATGTGTGGAGCTTCCCAGCGATCGCTCCTTGGGAAAAAGTTAATGGCAAGCACCCCACTCAAAAACCCCTCGCTTTATTAGTGCGCTTGCTTTTAATGGCGAGCGATGAAAATTCTCTCATTGGCGATCCTTTTAGCGGGAGCTCCACCACAGGCATTGCGGCCAATCTTTTGAAGAGGCAATTTATCGGCATAGAAAAAGAAAGCGGATTTATCAAAATATCCATGAACAGAAAAGTAGAATTAGACGCTCGCTATCAAGAAATCCGATCTAAAATCAAAGATTTAAACCTCTAG
- the futC1 gene encoding alpha-(1,2)-fucosyltransferase FutC1 — protein sequence MILAAKNSVFVHVRRGDYVGIGCQLGIDYQKKALEYMAKRVPNMELFVFCEDLEFTQNLDLGYPFMDMTTRDREEEAYWDMLLMQSCQHGIIANSTYSWWAAYLINNPEKIIIGPKHWLFGHENILCKEWVKIESHFEVKSQKYNA from the coding sequence TTGATTTTAGCCGCTAAAAACAGCGTATTTGTGCATGTAAGAAGAGGGGATTATGTGGGGATTGGCTGTCAGCTTGGTATTGATTATCAAAAAAAGGCGCTTGAGTATATGGCAAAGCGCGTGCCAAACATGGAACTTTTTGTGTTTTGCGAAGACTTAGAATTCACGCAAAACCTTGATCTTGGCTACCCTTTTATGGACATGACCACTAGAGATAGAGAAGAAGAGGCGTATTGGGATATGCTGCTCATGCAATCTTGTCAGCATGGCATTATCGCTAATAGCACTTATAGCTGGTGGGCGGCTTATTTGATAAACAATCCAGAAAAAATCATTATTGGCCCCAAACACTGGCTTTTTGGGCATGAGAATATCCTTTGTAAGGAATGGGTGAAAATAGAATCCCATTTTGAGGTGAAATCCCAAAAGTATAACGCTTAA
- a CDS encoding alpha-1,2-fucosyltransferase, with amino-acid sequence MAFKVVQICGGLGNQMFQYAFAKSLQKHSNTPVLLDITSFDWSNRKMQLELFPIDLPYASEKEIAIAKMQHLPKLVREALKCMGFDRVSKEIVFEYEPKLLKPSRLTYFFGYFQDPRYFDAISPLIKQTFTLPPPPPKMEIIKKKRKNISASLL; translated from the coding sequence ATGGCTTTTAAGGTGGTGCAAATTTGCGGAGGGCTTGGGAATCAAATGTTTCAATATGCTTTCGCTAAAAGTTTGCAAAAACACTCTAATACGCCCGTGCTATTAGATATCACTTCTTTTGATTGGAGCAATAGGAAAATGCAATTAGAGCTTTTCCCTATTGATTTGCCCTATGCGAGTGAAAAAGAAATCGCTATAGCTAAAATGCAACACCTCCCCAAGCTAGTAAGAGAGGCGCTCAAATGCATGGGGTTTGATAGGGTGAGCAAAGAAATCGTTTTTGAATACGAGCCTAAATTATTAAAGCCAAGCCGCTTGACTTATTTTTTTGGCTATTTCCAAGATCCACGATATTTTGATGCTATATCCCCTTTAATCAAGCAAACCTTCACTCTACCCCCCCCCCCCCCGAAAATGGAAATAATAAAAAAAAAGAGGAAGAATATCAGCGCAAGCTTGCTTTGA